The Natrinema salaciae genome includes a window with the following:
- a CDS encoding AbrB/MazE/SpoVT family DNA-binding domain-containing protein translates to MSDVALDDRGRLTLPKEVRERYGDRYHVVQLPDGVKLVPVADDPLEALRDEFADVKKSADELREEAREAALDEAGQ, encoded by the coding sequence ATGTCAGACGTAGCGCTGGACGACCGCGGGCGTCTCACGCTCCCGAAGGAGGTCCGAGAGCGATACGGGGACCGATATCACGTTGTGCAGCTTCCAGACGGAGTCAAATTGGTTCCGGTCGCTGACGACCCGCTCGAGGCACTCAGAGACGAGTTTGCGGATGTCAAGAAGTCGGCCGACGAACTTCGTGAAGAAGCACGTGAAGCAGCGCTCGACGAGGCCGGACAGTAA